Below is a window of Penaeus monodon isolate SGIC_2016 chromosome 13, NSTDA_Pmon_1, whole genome shotgun sequence DNA.
ttcgacatgtctttaGCGGTCGgcggattttttttgggggtggtgtgttcgtgttgcatgccaaaggatgcaacggcccctCGCTGCCCCCAAGACTGTAAAAGGCTCTCACCCTTagacaatggtgaacagagggtattttATACTtgtaacggcttgactctttattctgagagttgataccagcAGTATAAAAACCAAAGACATGTCAGTtaaatcgggccgcgcggaggtcaacGGTCAGCTccgggagagagggcggagctgaccttagtacggtggtagcttagcacgaactccggtcaaacgaggtcccgatataaaatgtgacctcccccctcgctgagcgggtggttcttatttgtgacatttggatccacgtgaaaacagccacgtggtccactgtattcgaatagaattatccacatcctgtaacagaaatagaattatccacatcttatactctctctttctctctctctttctctctcctctctgtctctctctctcctctctgtctctctctctccttctctctctccttctctctctctctctctctctctctctctctctctctctcctctctcttttctcttctctttctctctctcccctctactccctctctctctctccctctctctctctctcttcctctctctctctctccttttcccctccccctctcctctctctcttctctccttctctcttctctcccctctctctctccctctctctctctctctctctcctctctctctttctttctttcattcattcatttatgcagACTCTCgatcgcacacatacacactcactcactgtcactcacacacatgcacacatacacagacataaaaaaataaattatatatatatatatatataatatatatatatatatatatatatatatatatatatatatatatatatatatattaataataactataatttaaACTAACAGTACTTCCATTGTTATAATTAAGATGTAGTCACATTCAGAGACAGGTATTGCGTgatttataaatactatataatgtacgataaaatggtaataagaatcgcattaataaaaaagtaaataaaatgcaattattttttttctttaaaaacaatgCTGCtaataacataagaaaaaaataagataaaatcaggTCAGCATAAAGTGGATAACCCAAAGTAAGTACATTGACATTGTAGTTaaccttgtggtgtgtgtgtgtgtgtgtgtgtgtgtgtgtggtgtgtgtgtgtgtgtgtgtgtgtgtgtgtgtgtgtgtgaaattaaggACAGAATACGACCCACTGTACTGACGCGAATATTCTGTACATTTTCTTGTATAATATTTCGTGTATCTTTCCAGGTCCAGAAGGAACGAAAAGCGTGTCAGGAGGCATGGCTGCAACAGACGAAACTCGGGTGAACTGAATACACAGTAAGGGAATGTACAGTATTTTAGGTTATCTGACAAACGTACGAGAGCTGTCCTTGCCTTAAAAGCTTTTGTAACTTTTAATCCATTAGACATTAGGAAGATATACATGACTCTTAGATTTACCCGTTTCATTGTAGTTTCCATATTTTTCTTACTATCTTCCCGTCATAATTTCCATTAGTGGTTGTTGTAAGATCAGAGAAAGTTGGCTTCCGAGAAGTACTCTTAATAGTTATGGCCACAGCATCCAGTTAAACTTCTTTTCTAGTATAgcgatatattttcaaatttggcCATTTTCAGATAACACACGCACGGAAGCACTCGCTCCCCCGCCCATCGTCGCTATCTCCCGCACTTACTCAAtttattcacattcacacacacactcatacacgcgtGGGTTCGCCAGTGCGCATGCACACATCATGTGATTTCATGAATTATACAAACtgcataaaaaagaggaaaaaataccaTATTTAGTGTAGTTTATGGCTGTAAGCTTTCACTTCACATTAGTTACCCCTCTCAGGAAAACAGAAACTCCGTTTTCTTCTATATCCTCCTTTGCTGTTTTCGAAACATTTGGTTGTTTCCGAGGGGGGGCTTAACCTAAATAATATCAAAGGCAACAACAATATGCCTAGAGATGAACTTGGTTAAAGATTTGATCCAAGTTGGTATAAAAGTGGGGAATTCATATGTATTCATTTGTACGTATTAGAAGCATTTCCAtcagaatagtgataataatgacaaaaatagtaacagcaatcatatcacaattattgtcattgttaacagttaatgacaaaatgataataacaacaatacacatGACATCGACTGTGATTACTATAATAAGAGTAGACAGCAAAATCATAATAGtttcaataatattgttattactaacataaactattttgttattttaatgaaGATGCATTCCTTATCAAGATAGTCAACTCgatcaaaacacacacgcacgtttgTACGTATATAATACGTATAAATCTATACCCATTTGCCTACctacctttctatttatctttcgttCTGTTTACAGCACTAACCAAATGCTTCGGCGTACTGCTGGAATGGTGAGAGGTTCTTGTGCATAATGCTACCCACAGCTCAACCCGTTTTGCTTCCTGACGATCACCTATTACTCCGCTACTATGCCGCCGTCTTCCGTGTGGTGCGTCCTGTATTCTGCAAAATCCTCCAGCTTCTCTCTAGCAACAGATCCAACATGAAGGAACTGCTGCTACATTGCCCAGGATACTCCAATTCCCAGTACCGGAAGGAGTTCGGAGATCAGGAAAGGTATTTGTTGGATAGTAATGCGCCTTGCGAACAGTTTGATATCTCGCTTCTGTTCAAGCTGCTGCAACGCATATGCGGCCTGGCTGCCAGAAATCATTCCAGTTGGTCATCTCCTGGTACTCTAGAAAATCATCTTCAGTGTTTGAAAAATTACCGGAATGAACTGGCCCACGAGGATCTGCAATTGAGTCAAGCCGAGTTGCAGCAGCGAATTGCAGCAATAAAGAATAGGTGCCGTGAAGCATTAGTATTGTCAGCCCAAAAGACTCACACTTGTGTGGATGCCTTAATTAGAGAGGTGGAAGATAGCCTAGACGAAGTCATGACAGCAGGGGTTGACCTGTGGGAGCCTTACAGGGAGGCAGTGCAAAAACTTCGACAGAAGCGCCGGAATCTTGtgataagagaaggaaagaaggaaataagtaACCATGCTCAGAAATTACGTATCCTTAATCCATTTGCTTGGCTGACTGATGATCACTTTTCTTATCTTGACATCAGTGAGATCTTTACCGAAGTTCAGATAATGGGCGAAGGATACGTGAGGCTTGAAGATCTCTTGATCACCGCTCACCCATCCAGCCAACCTCCTTATGTTATAGTTTTATGTGGGTGTCCCGGTATTGGTAAGACCAGCTTAATGCGCTTCCTGCTGCATGACTGGCTATCCTCTTCGCCCTCAGTGTCTGGTATGAGGGATTTTGAACTTGTGATGCCAGTGGAATTGAGGCACGTGAGTAGCAAAAGTGTTGAACAGCTGTTGCGTGAACAGTTGATTCCTGAAACGTGCAGACTGTTCCATCAAGATGACATAGTCCCCGTTTTACAGGAAGTGTCATTGTTGTGGCTTGTTGATGGTTTTGATGAAGCCAATGAAGATGCACTGAGGCTTACCGAAGAACTGTTGTCCAGATTCAGAAATTCAAGAGTTATAATTACTTCGCGTAGAGAATGTGTGAATGAGATTAAGCTGATGCTAAGTAATCACCATCTGACTAGTATGGAATATAACATGGTAGGATTATATGATGAAGACAGAGAATTATATATCCAGAAACTCTTTAATGTTTACTCCCGTAAACATTTATGCGATAAAAGCCGGTGTGTAGATTTCAAAAATtacattaagaaagaaaaaaaaaacctaaaactaaTCCTCAGTGTTCCACTTTATCTAGTCATGCTTTTCACGCTTTGGCTGGAAAATCCCACGAGAGTAAATGGGGCTACAACTGTCACTAGTCTTTTCCAGTTACTTGTTGATCACATTGTTACCCGGATGTCCAAGAGAAAGAAATTCATTACGCTGAGACTTGCAGAGAGAGAAATCCAGAGAAAGATCGGAAAGGTCCTAAACAAAATTGGAAaagctttttgggaaaattcatcACAAAGAAAGTATTGTCTTACAAAATGTCAATTAGACCAGATAGAAGACATGTGTGAAAATCTGGGTCTACCGTTCAGAGAAACAATGTCTCCTTTTTTCATTGTGCAAGTAATTGCTTCATCAATTGGGACAGAAGAGATGTACGAACCGCTTCACAGAACTGTCCAGGAGTTCCTTGCTGCACAATCATTTTGTAAAGAGATGATTGAAAGAGATATAGATGTTTTGACTTTAGCTGCACAGTGGAAAGAGCAGCATGAACAGTATCTAGAAAATGTTGCTGAGATTGACGATGCTTCGAGATCTCACAGTAGCAAGTTTATGGTCAAGAAACTTCACGAAGCAAAAGCCAGCTCCTTTGAGGATTTCGAgttcataacaacaaaaaacatgttTTCTAATAGACCTTGTTGTTATAGAGACATGGTTGTACCCTGTTCTGAAGTGGAAGATCCTGACGAATTTGAAAGATATCTTACCTACACACATTTCTCACCGATCTTTTTTGGAAGTTTGATACCAGTGTTTATGGTTGGGTACCTTAAAACACACAAAGCACTAACAAAAACAAGGTCagaacaaattgtgtatatttgtatttgtgagcTGGGTAATATAAAACAGTACGACCTTTGGATAAGCTTAATTAAGGAAGCAGATGATCCAGTGATGATAAAGGAAATTCAGGATCAAGTTGGTTCTTTCGATTGGTGTCCTAGGTATAGTTCTTGGGTCAGTGTTTTAGAGTTAATGGAGTTTGTCATCCCTAAATCAATATCAATCCATGCATGTGATAACTATGATGCTAACATTGAAGCTACAGTGCAGAAGATCTCCCGTTTCAAGGCTGAACTTGTACTCGATTTACGGAACTGGACCATGTTGAATTATATCGAACTGACAAAAAAATGCTTGGCCGCAGCCCTTCATACAGAAGCTTCATGCAGCGTCACATATCTCAGCTGCCGTGCAGATAAAGATATTTTGGAACTGCTTGCACGGGCACATCATTTAGAGGCGCTTTCCGTACGAGTGGACACTCTTGGAGATCTGCAAAGTCTATCAAAAATCATCCTCACCCTGCCCAAATTAAAAGATATTTCAATTTTACCAATGTTCACTCTGTCAAATGTACCTTATAGAGACCTTCCAACATTTAGCATCTGTCACATGATTCTCTGTAAAAGGATGTTGAAATGGAATATGCTTATGGGAGTATCGAAAGCAAGGTCGATGATGTCCTTTTTTCAGTTCGGTTCAGAAACCTTCACACTAGATCTTCCTGTAGAAAGACTCCCGTCGCTCAAGTGCAGAAGAAAACCTCCGGCACTTGTGTTTCGAGTGAAACGGAAACGAGGCAGACATTGTCAGAGATCCAGATCTCCTTCAACAGTTCCATACCCTGAACACTTACAAGTGTTTGAAACATTTATTGAAatggttataaaattatatggatTGCCTTCAGCCCATTGTCATAAGGGCTGTGTTTGGCGAAAGGAGGCCTCAGTCCTTTGCCCAAAGGAGTGCTGCCATTCATTTAGCGCCTTAGACACTCAGGTCCATTCTAATGTAAGAGGAAAGTCTCATCATATTAAAACAATAAGGTACCATCGACGAAGTTTGATAAGATTGCGTTCCTTATATAAAACTCTGTGGAAGTTTCTCTGTGAAGTTTATGGAAGAAATTGTAGTGCCTACAGGAGAATCTATGATCAGAATATCAGGGTAATGTGCATCCAGTTACATGACCAAGATATATGGGAGCACATAGAGGATCCTAACATATACCTTCTGAAAGTTTGTGAATTACTAATGTATCAGCACCTCATATGTATCCAGCAACATAAAAGGTTCCTTATTAGAAGTAACCGTAAATTCCGAAGTGTGGCGCCTGTGAGATTAATAATTGTAGATGCATTTTCACTCGCTCCAAAACGTCTAGCAGCAGCAGTACATAAATTGTGTCAGAAGCCTATGGGGATTTATCTTCATGGCAGTGTAGATATGTCTGTAAGCCTGGAGGATCTTGCAGAATATGTGTGGAAACTCAGTACTGCATTTCCATCTGCAGTTGAAATAGAAATCGAAATACCAGTATATAGACATGAAATGGAGAAAATACCTATATTAGCTTCCGTAATCAGCAGCCTGAAGCTACATATTGAGAAAAGTGCACCGCTATTTAACTTCGATGCATATTTGACACTGGAGAtttaaaaggagaggaaagcTTATAAAAAGCGTCACTGAATTAATTATGAGATATGTAAAGAGAGGTAATACCATTTTACATGGTGGTTAATTCATTAAGAAGGAGTAATAGAACTATTAACAATTTTAACCCATTATAAATAAAACTCTTTAATAAATCTTGACCCATTTTATTATTAGGatctattttatcatttcttctacACAGTAGCAATAATTGGCCGGAGAATGCCCCTCCGatctgatgtgacctccctctgcttccgttcgtctgtcttcacctgccccgtgttaccgcgttgcctctcctctctctcttttataccccctcctctccctttcctcttcagacctgaggatggaatccaggtggatttcaaaactgtagtctcattttcagtaaatctagtttttgtattgtgggattttcttccatagtgtcagcacggaagagtgttttcatatatatatatatatatatatatatatatatatatatatatatatatatatatatatatatatgtgtgtgtgtgtgtgtgtgtgtgtgtgtgtgtgtgcgtgtgtgtgagtgagtgtaatgtgtttatacacacatatacctatgcgtgtgtgtgtgtgtgaatacatatacaaacgtgaccatatgcgtgtgtgtgtgtgtgtgtgtgtgtatatatatatatatatatatatatatatatatatatatatatatatatatatatatatatatatatttatatatatatatatatatattgtatacatattatatatatacacatatatgtattcacgTCTCAGACCTCTCACTAGTCTATACTTAAGTCTGCCTCCCACTGACTGACTCTTATGTACACTTCTAACGAGTAAAAATTGAAGTTGATACCATACTTGACTTTTTCTGCATTGAATTTTCATTGGCTGGAAACTTATCTTTTTGGTGATTATTAAGAACGATTATTAAGAGCCGCGGAACCAGGCCATTCGTTGCTAGCCGCTGCTCTCATTCAGAGGAGCGGCGTGACTCACCTGATGTAAACAAACAGGTGTACAACTAGTGGCcttgtattttttaaagaaacattTTGCCAATTATTTCAGATTATAAACACTTCAGGTTGTCTTTTCAAGGCacttcataatataaataaatttgttttgcatagatatattaaaaatcagtTATATCCTATAATATGAACAAAAAGAGCCAGCGGAGACTTTGCtaaggaaaaatataatgagCGAATGTCAGGGAATTATTGCATTCGAGCAAAATGCTAGCGCTAGTGAGAAAACCAAACAGACACGGACACGTGAAAGAACCCGGAAACATCCCCTTTAGAAGATAATTGTCTCCTGCACCTTGCTGTCTCCCTGGACGTCAACGCCTGTTAAAGTGTGCCTATGATGACACGCTCGAGTCCTTGTACATTCAACATCGGCCAagcctacaacacacacacacacctctgtctgTTAGTCAATCTTCCTATCCATACCGCTCTATCGCTCTGTGGCCTCctacttgtctatatatatatgtgtgttttgagaaagtcttccccccacctccacacGCATTGACACTACACCCCCTTGTTTGACTCTACTGCCTACACCCCTGATGCCAGGCCAGCGGGGGAACAAGTGGGGGCGTTCTGATCTCCTTGATCCTCGCGACTCCCCTTCTCAGCGAAGGATCCTCTCGTTGAGCTAGGAGATCATGGTACTCGGATGTGGATcctgattttaatgttattaatgatgttTGTGATAACAACGTGATGTatgtggtgatgattatgatttctATTTTATCACATTTTAAGATCATGGAATAATGTCAGGTaacataatatagtatttttgtttatattacttcAAACTGATAGAATAGAATCAAATCTATGGCTACTTTACCTTACCTTCATTTTCTTTAGGTGAGAAAAAAACGCCTGCAGTGAGATTTAAAACCatgccacctctctctctctctctctctttctctctctctctctctctctctctctctctctctctctctctctctctttctctctctctctctctctctctctctctctctctctctctctctctctctctcatcaagcAACTCTGCTGCGCCACCTCATCTTCCTGCATAAATTTTCTTGCTTGGGTTTTCTTCTAAGGATAATTTAATTACCAGGCTAAGCTTCATCAActttttttacgtttctcacggcTGATGACCAGAGACGCAGGCATTTTCAGGTTAAAGAAAAGGATGAGtacgtttatataattttattaacaccaaaataatatattgcGAACACAACAATGGATGACTAtgcctgacaatatatatatatatatatatatatatatatatatatatatatatatatatatatatatatacttatatatatatatgcatatatatatatatatatatatatatatatatatatatatatatatattgacaaaggGTTTAGAGGAAATTTACACAACCGAGCAactgttataaaaataaagaaatatttaaatatatgtatatgttttcctTAAAACCAACAGGTCTTCTGAAGAAGACAgtaatttagtatttttttatatgacattgaagttgttagttgtcatgagtataataatagtaataatcttatCAATAATTATCCAATATGGTTATGGCTTATATCAAGATGGGGATGAGAGCAGTGATTAGAATCATAATACTCATTTTTATCATGTAGCGCTGTCAATATTACTAACTATGACTAACCGTAGCgtttaaaaaatagcaatgaaGATATAAATCAGCTGTGATATTCATGGTAAGAGTGCAGTAACGTTAAAggtgaaaatagtaatgaaaaccatTAAAATGATTACAATGGGGACAATAAGAATAAACATGATGGTAGTAattataaaagtaagaataatcaGTAATTTAAAATCACTGAGAAAATAAGTcaaagtaatgatggtgatgatgagaatgactggtgagagtaatgataatagataataataataacaaaaatgatgataatggtaataaaggtaataatattgataatgatatcaagaataaagataacattgtatgacaataatgataagagtaatggtgataaagatgataatgataataataataatgataataataataataataataataataataacaattattatagtagtaataatcatcgttatgatgatgatgataataatagtgataaaagtaatattgataataacagtaatgatgataaaattgataatgataaaagtaataatagtaatgataataataatgataatgaaagtacgatagtaactataataataataatattgataatcattatcattatcattcttcttataatCAGTTATAGTGACAGTCCTAATACTCATTATCAACTCTATCATTCAcagtataatttattataataatgaaaacagtagcaAGGCACATGAACACGGTTGGTACAGGAATACGAGGGAATTCAGAATAATACTCTACCCATAGAAATTGGGAATCATGTAtcgatacatataataataatgacggtttTAATGGAAGTAATAATGTGAGTAACAacaaatgatagtattaataatattgatgataataaaaacaataatgataatggcgatgatcaagaaaaaataacattgataaagataataataaaaataatatatcattattattatctttatcactattatcattcttattgttattaaaggtactagcattatcattatttttttatttctcattcatattattattgtgattattattatcattatcatcatcattattactatcattacgggAAAAATCAACTATagttaagaataatgatactggTTGAGAAACAGCATTACCAATaagaatgattattaaaattatcataacaatgaaatCAAGGATCTGGATCGCCACTTCCCGGCCGCTCTGATGCCAAGTATAACCGCGGTGCCTCTCCACACTTCGTCCAAGGGCCCCGGCTGACTTGGCACTCCAGCGGTTTATCAGTGCCCGATGAAGGAGGCAAGGGAGTTGGCGGAAGCTTCTTTCCGTCTTCTTTTtcatgcactccccccccccctcctctctctctctctctctctttatatatatatatatatatatatatatatatatatatatatatatatgtcgtatatatataaatatgtgtgtgtatatatatatatatatatatatatatatatatatatatatatatatatatatatatatatgtgtgtgtgtgtgtgtttgtgtgtgtgtgtgttgtatgtgtgtgtgtgtgtgtgtgtatgtatatgtatatgtatatttgtacgtatatttatatacacacatattcatacaccacacacacacacacacacacacacacacacacacacacacacacacacacacacacacacacacacacacacacacacacacacacacacacacacaacacacacacacaccaacacacacacacacacacacacaccacacacacacacacacacacacacaccacacacacacacacacaccacaccatatatatatatatatatatatatatatatatatatatatatatatatatatatatatatatgtatatatatatacatgtatatatttatttatatatatcatatatatatatatatatatatatatatatatatttatatatatttatatatatatatatatatatatttttgtgtgtgtgtgtgtgtgtgtgtgtgtgtgtgtgtgtgtgtgtgtaagtatatatatgtatatatatacatatgcatatatatatatatatatatatatatatatatatatatatatatatatatatgtgtgtgtgtgtaaggatatatatgtatatatatacatatatatatatatatatatatatatatatatatatatatatatataaaatatatatatatgtgtgtgtgtgtgtgtgtgtgtgtgtgtgtgtgtgtgtgtgtgtgtgtgtgtgtatgtgtgtgtgtgtgtgtgtgtgtgttgtttgtgtgtataaacatacatacatacttacatacatacatacatacatacatacatacatacatacatacatacacacacacacacacacacacacacacacacacacgcacacacacacaccgcacacgcacaaacacacacaaacacacacacacacacacacacacacatatatatatatatatatatatatatatatatatatatatatatatatatatatatatatgtgtgtgtgtgtgtgtgtgtgtgtgtgtatgtatatatatatatatatatgtatgtatatatatatatatatatatatatatatattacatatatataatatatatatataatatatattttatatatatatatattatatatatatataaaatatacatatatacatgcatatacaaaaaaaaaaaaaaaaaaaaaaaaaaaaaaaaaaatatatatatctataatatatatatctatataatatatgatatatactatatgatatataatatatatatacagatatatatattttaatatatatatatatatatatatatatatataatatatatatatatatatatgt
It encodes the following:
- the LOC119580233 gene encoding uncharacterized protein LOC119580233, which codes for MLPTAQPVLLPDDHLLLRYYAAVFRVVRPVFCKILQLLSSNRSNMKELLLHCPGYSNSQYRKEFGDQERYLLDSNAPCEQFDISLLFKLLQRICGLAARNHSSWSSPGTLENHLQCLKNYRNELAHEDLQLSQAELQQRIAAIKNRCREALVLSAQKTHTCVDALIREVEDSLDEVMTAGVDLWEPYREAVQKLRQKRRNLVIREGKKEISNHAQKLRILNPFAWLTDDHFSYLDISEIFTEVQIMGEGYVRLEDLLITAHPSSQPPYVIVLCGCPGIGKTSLMRFLLHDWLSSSPSVSGMRDFELVMPVELRHVSSKSVEQLLREQLIPETCRLFHQDDIVPVLQEVSLLWLVDGFDEANEDALRLTEELLSRFRNSRVIITSRRECVNEIKLMLSNHHLTSMEYNMVGLYDEDRELYIQKLFNVYSRKHLCDKSRCVDFKNYIKKEKKNLKLILSVPLYLVMLFTLWLENPTRVNGATTVTSLFQLLVDHIVTRMSKRKKFITLRLAEREIQRKIGKVLNKIGKAFWENSSQRKYCLTKCQLDQIEDMCENLGLPFRETMSPFFIVQVIASSIGTEEMYEPLHRTVQEFLAAQSFCKEMIERDIDVLTLAAQWKEQHEQYLENVAEIDDASRSHSSKFMVKKLHEAKASSFEDFEFITTKNMFSNRPCCYRDMVVPCSEVEDPDEFERYLTYTHFSPIFFGSLIPVFMVGYLKTHKALTKTRSEQIVYICICELGNIKQYDLWISLIKEADDPVMIKEIQDQVGSFDWCPRYSSWVSVLELMEFVIPKSISIHACDNYDANIEATVQKISRFKAELVLDLRNWTMLNYIELTKKCLAAALHTEASCSVTYLSCRADKDILELLARAHHLEALSVRVDTLGDLQSLSKIILTLPKLKDISILPMFTLSNVPYRDLPTFSICHMILCKRMLKWNMLMGVSKARSMMSFFQFGSETFTLDLPVERLPSLKCRRKPPALVFRVKRKRGRHCQRSRSPSTVPYPEHLQVFETFIEMVIKLYGLPSAHCHKGCVWRKEASVLCPKECCHSFSALDTQVHSNVRGKSHHIKTIRYHRRSLIRLRSLYKTLWKFLCEVYGRNCSAYRRIYDQNIRVMCIQLHDQDIWEHIEDPNIYLLKVCELLMYQHLICIQQHKRFLIRSNRKFRSVAPVRLIIVDAFSLAPKRLAAAVHKLCQKPMGIYLHGSVDMSVSLEDLAEYVWKLSTAFPSAVEIEIEIPVYRHEMEKIPILASVISSLKLHIEKSAPLFNFDAYLTLEI